The window ATCATTGAAAAGAATTTCGGATCGAAAGATTAAAACATTGTCTACTATTTGCCTCGTTTTACTTTTCCTTCTGTTCACGTCTGTATATTTTTATAAGGTAGAAAGAGACAAAGTGCAAAAAGTAAGCCTACTTCTATATTTGGAACAAGTGGAATATAAAATGGTTTTAATTCCATTATTTACTGGCCTTGTTAGTGAAGAGTTTAATTGGGATGATGAGGAGTTTTTAGTGGAACTAAATAGATTGTTTAATGAACTACAATACGGACTATTTATATCAAGTACATATACAGGAATTTTATCAGAAGACATTTTAGAAAAAGGGTATAGACTCATTCCAATTTTGTCCCCTCTCACTACAATCGGAAATAATCCAAAAGAAAAAATAGATCCGATACAGAAAGAAAGGGTAGTTAATTTTTCAAAGAAAGTTTCTTACTGCTTTGAAAATACCAGCAATTCTTGGACAGAGATTGAAAATAAATTAGATTGTTTACTTGACGATGAATTTATCACTTTATATTAATAAAAGGAGTCACAGTTTATACCTGTGGCTCCTCTTGGATTATTTTTCTAACATCTTAATAAACTCTCTCATATAATCAGGTAAGTCCGGTGGGCGGCGACTTGAGATGATATGTCCATCAACGACTACTGGCTCATCCACCCATGTAGCACCTGCGTTCATCATATCGTCTTTAATCCCTGGAGTGCTTGTTACCGTTTTTCCTTCAAGAATTTTAGCGGATATAAGAACCCATCCAGCATGGCAAATTTGTCCGATAGGTTTTTGATGTTCGTCCATTACTCGAACCATGTTTAACACTTCATCAAACCTTCTTAATAGATCCGGTGACCATCCACCTGGCACTAAAATAGCATCATACTCATTTGGGTTTACGTCTTTGAAAGCATAGTCTGACATGATTGGTACTCCATATTTTCCTATATATTTTTCTTTTGCTTTTTCTCCTACGATGTCAACAGTTGCTCCTTCTTCACGAAGTCGTAAAACTGGATACCATAATTCTAAATCTTCGAAGTCATTGCTTACAATTTGAATAACTTTTTTTCCAGCTAGTTTCATTTTTCTTCCTCCTTTAATATGTATGCTTTTATCGTGACATTATCCACTGTTAATAGCAAGTATTCCTCTATTTAATACCCTTATTGTATTTAACATACTCTTACCAAAATATTCTCTATTGTACTTATTGTTCTATCGTGCTATAGTTATAGAGCGATGAGCTGAGTTGCATAAGTCGAACATCACGCCTTTTTGGCAAGGCACTATGTGGAGTGCTGATGTCTCGCCGCAATACGCAAAAAGACACCTGTTTACAGGTGTCTTTTTTATGTTATTCATTCAGATATGGCAGAATATCTTCTAGTTCAACTGTATTTACTAACACTTTTTCATGATCAAGTATCACATACGCTGGGTAATGTTCAATGTTAAAAAGTTGTTTTTCTTGATCTGGTGGGACGCTTATGAAAGAAACGATGTACATGTTATTTTTTTCTTTATGAAGGAGAGTGTTAATTTCCTTTTGAATCTCAATACCTATCTCCCCTCCGAGATCTTCCCCTATATAAATGTAAAGTGCATACTTTCCTTCTTCTTTCGCATATAACCTTTCTAGATAATCTTCATTAGGTATTTCTACTACTTGTATTCTCTTAGCGGTGTATAATGGATGATTTTCATACCCTCTATCTTGTTGATTAACTGCGAGTTTCGTCCACTCTGAGATAAATGGTTCTTTTGTCCACACATTTAAATAAAATTCATATAAATTAACATCATTTAGAGAGATTTCATTTCCATTCTCATCGATGATCTTTGTTTCCTCTTGTATTTGTAGCCTATACGCTTCCCATTCACTTGGTATTTGCAACTCATTCGTTCTATTATCGTTTACGATTGCAAGGTACATATTATCACCTTTTAATTGTGAAGAGAGAATGGCTTGAAAGCTCGGGTTAACTCCACTATCTATAGTTTCTTTTTGTAGTAAGATTTGATTCTGAAATTCTTCAAGAATTAAAGGTGCATCTTGTTCCATTACTGAGCCGATAGAACCTAGATGTATTTGAAGGTGAAAATGGTCGTCACCGTAGGAAAAGTAGTAATGAAGTTTTTGAACTAAATTAGGTTGTTTAATATGTTCACGCAAAAATAACGTATCAAAGTGTTCATTCGTCATCTCTTTCGTTTCGTGAATGGCACCTATTGCTTTTCTTCTAGCAAATTCCTCAGTTGAATTTGTAACCATGAAGCTACCTACTGAAGAGCCGAATTTATTTTGGATGTACCAAAACTCTTCGTTTTTCTCTATT is drawn from Bacillus alkalisoli and contains these coding sequences:
- a CDS encoding type 1 glutamine amidotransferase domain-containing protein, with amino-acid sequence MKLAGKKVIQIVSNDFEDLELWYPVLRLREEGATVDIVGEKAKEKYIGKYGVPIMSDYAFKDVNPNEYDAILVPGGWSPDLLRRFDEVLNMVRVMDEHQKPIGQICHAGWVLISAKILEGKTVTSTPGIKDDMMNAGATWVDEPVVVDGHIISSRRPPDLPDYMREFIKMLEK